The window ttttttttcttttttgttgcgCGGTGTAACGGAACCAGAGATCTGCTTTGATGTTTTAGTCTGAAAGAGAGGGTTTATCTCCACCGGCCTTGCCGTCGGCCTTCTTCCTCCGCCCCCTCCCACCATTGCTTTTCTTGtgtctgtttttttttcttcaataagGTGGGAGGAAACAGGACAGGACAGGACAGGACATGTAcaatttttcccttttcacaACAACTTCTTTTACCTTATTATCAAATCCCTTCTTTTATATAATACAATTcctcatctttttctttgaaaactCCTTTTTAGTCTATCAAATTGCTTGATAGTTCGAAGTTGGATAGGTATGAGGATCATTGCTATGTCTATGAGGTGTAGATGGAGAAGCCTCTTCTGCTTCTCGTCTTAACGATGTGGAGATAAGGGACGAGTAATCATCACtggtttctttcatttctcgaGAACctgcatttatttatttgNcttattttttttggaaattaaacTTCCTCAATTTGGgtaaagttttaatatattttttttgtccgttaatttcatcattcttaattaaatattttaattacaagtaacgtttttaaaaactaaaactttagagtttttaaattatttggtaaatttttttgaatttgattcacaaattgattttttctttctctaccCCTTTTAATTTGTCAACTTATCCTTGAAATATattcaatataaaatataaaatttaaaatataatataccTTTTTTTCAGAAATGATTGGTGAAGAAATATattcaatataaaatataaaatataatataccttttgtaatttactttttttttttttaaatctacaAATTTGTTTTACAATATAAACTGTGagtgatatgaaaatattaaaataggaaaaactatattaatattttttaaataaaaaaattaaaacctaCTTTCGTacctttcaattttcatatcaAACGCCCGAGAATGCTCCAAACCAAGGCGATCGATCCAACATCGTCTCATATCTCGCCACGTGTAACTTCAAATAAGTTCGCCCCCACTCGATTATTGCTTTTAGCGGCGCGTTTTATCCAATCGCCACCCATCGCAACCTACCTTCCCGCCGAAGTTACCGGTCAGCTTTGTCCCTTCCCCGCCATTAACGCCCAAACTCCAAATTATAACAAAGCTCCGTGTCCATGTCGATCTCCATTTCCTCAACTCTTTCCCTTTCCGCTTCCTCTTCTCTTCCCCATGCTCTCTTTCCTCCTCCCCATTCTTCCATGTCTCTCCTCCGCCGCCTGAGACCCGGCCGTCTTAGATTCAACATCCCTCAACCTCCCAGACGATTCGccactgctgctgctgcagccGTACGCCAGGATACTGCTTCTTGGACCCAAGCTCCTCTCGTCGAAGTCGAGCCTGCTGCCGAGTCTCTCTTCCACGCTTCCATAGACGTGTCCGACGCGCCGGACCTCGTTGCTTCACACACGCGTGCTGGTCAGTACCTGCAGCTTCGTGTCCCTGACGTGGAGAAACCGACGTTCCTAGCCATCGCGTCTCCTCCATCTCTTGCGTCTTCGGAAGGCGTGTTTCAGTTCCTGGTGAAAAACGTGGAGGGATCGATCGCTGAGCTTTTATGTGGATTAAAGAAAGGAGATGTCGTGCAACTCAATCAGGTCATGGGAAGCGGATTCGACGTCGATCAAATCGCGCCGCCGCAGAATTACCCAACCGTTTTCATTTTTGCCACTGGATCTGCAATCAGGTGCGCCACTTATTCTCGTTGCAGAAGTTTAATCTCTTAAGCTTCGCTTTTCCCCATGCCTTGCTTTCTAGTTGTAGGTTCTATGTTAAATTTGTAGTTAAGAACGAATTGGACTCAGAAGATTCTGAAACTCGAATGCATACAGGCATAGCAAGATTATATATTGAATTTGTATCCTTTAGCTTTAGCTCCTGGTGTAGAAAGCAGAAAGCGAAGAGCTAAACGTGGTTGATTAAGGGAAGGGAAGGTTTGAGTAGAACAACCATTAAAGGCAGTTTGTGATAGTAGTTTCTTTGCTTGGAACTCAGATGTTGATCAGGTTCCTGGACAAAAGTATGTAAAAAATGAGAGCGGTTCATGTTTTGCATTGTTTATATGTCTGAAATGTGTAGctcgttctttctttttctattgattCTCAATTTGGATTCGCCTTCctgttcttcttttcctctcctctTGTGACTTCTTCATAATCAACTATACAAAAGTCCCTTCATTATCTGGCTTTCTCTCCCTTGAAATGGCTTCCTCCCCTGCTATGAGTTCTCCTTTCGACTGGTTGACGCTTACAGCTGAACTACCACCTAGCGCACTAAGGCACCTCATAAGGCTGGATCAATTGAATCCGATAGTAGTTGTTTGTCTCTGTCCACTAGAGTTGTGAATGAAAAGCGTATTCTCCTATTGCAAGAGTGCTTGCGGAGGCGCTTGCTTAGATCGCGCTTGGCTTAGAATAAGCTGTTACATtcatatgaaaaagaagatgaaaaagaagagaagaagaaaaaggtatCGAAGATAGAAGTTTAatcaaaagagaaacaaacaacTACATTGTGGATAActacaagcaagattgaagaaatttaTCAGAAGCTAACATAAACACTCAAAGAATCTCCCTTTATAGTATCATCTTATATTCAAAATCTTAAGATCGTTTTAGTACGAAAGATATAGTTATTGTTGGAtaatgaaagtcccacctcggctaatttaaggaatgatgatgggtttataagtgaggaatactaactccatcaggatgaggccttttggggaagcccaaagcaaagccatgagagcttatgttcaaagtggacaatatcataccattgtggagagtcgtgttcgtctaacagttATAACAAGGATTAGATCTATTGGAGAGTCGTCTTCGTTTAACAGTTGTAACAAGGATTAGATCTATTGGAGATTAttgaaaagcctaaagaacgGCCTGCTAGTTGATGGGAAACACAGGAATTTGGAATCTCAGGAGATTTTACATGTAAATATTTCTCTGTCTTCCTCACTAACAGAATCACGATTCAATGTGGCAGACTGTCTAAACTCTAAAGACATTGATGCAGCGTACGGTTTCTTGTGTAAAGGGAGTATATGTTTGAGATGAGGTCAAGATCAATTTTGTCTCAAAGATTGTTCAAATTAAGTAGTTTGAATGTGTCTAAACTTTGCTGCTGTGCAGAGTTCACTTCACCGAAATTATTATCATTGTGACACCCAATTAAAAGAGGGATACGTGAAGGAACCGAGACCAGATTAGAATGAGAGTGATTCTAAGGATATGATGGttaagaaatgcttaaaagaactaaaaatGATTACTTGTATCATCAAAgtgcacttttctttttggtggctcaatcataggaactctAAAGTTAAGTGTGTTTAGTACTCAATTCGTGAGATCTTATGTATTTAGATTAGAAACATTGTGGATTATCAATTCAGTGAAGTTAGAAGTCAGGGCTGTAAATGTGACTAGGTGGATAGATTCCCTCTTCAATGCCTCGTTGTTGTCCTTGTTAGGGATTCTGGTAGATTCCAACATTACCTCTGTCTGCCCCTTCCCAAGAATAGGAAACGGGGGATTGTCACAGTTTATAACCTTATTTGGTTTCTGTTTTCGTAGTGACTTCTCAGTGGTTGAATTTGTTATATATCTTGGATATTTCCTCTTTGTATGAACCTTTAAATAACCCTTCTATacttctcaaaaaaaaaaagaaaaaagaaaaaaaaaagctacaTTTATGATGTTCCtgttaattattttccttctgATAAACTAAATGATCACTTGGACACAACCGACTTGTATTTTGCGGACTTTGTATAACAGCCCTAGCCCACCgttatcagatattgtcctatttgagctttttctttcgtgcttcccctcaagatttttaaaatgcatatgctaaggagaggtttccacacccgaatgctttgttccctccccaaccgacgtgggatctcacagtccacccccttcggggcccagcgtcctcgctggcaatcgttttcttctctaatcgatgtgggaccccccaatcccacctccctttggggtccaacgtccttgctggcgcACTGTCTCTtgtccatcccccttcggagctcaacttcctcgctggcacatcgcatagtgtctggctctgataccatttgtaatatcCCAAATtcacctctagcagatattgtccactttgagcttttcctttcgggcttcccctcaaggtttttaaaacgcgtccgctaggaagagttttccacaccccttataaagaatgtttcgttctcctccccaattgatTTGGGATCTCATACTTTGGCTGAAGACATTGAGATACTATATTTTGTTAGTTGGTAATTGGATTCTGAAGTATAGGACGTGACATGGTTATTAGTCTAGTTTTTCATAATCTTTATAGGCCCAGTACCCTGGTGGTGCATTCCTTAGCTATAGGATAAGATGGTGTTGTAGGTCTAGCATTTCATTTGTAACCAATCCTTATCGAACCATTCACTCTACTGCTTCTCCTACttcattgtttattttaacGTTTTCAAGTACACAATCACACATACAACGTGAGTGTTGATACACTCATTTGCTGCTCAATGTGCCAGTTATTCCACACCTCAAGAACTTCGGTATATTTTTTTGTGAACAATATTGATCCGTCAATAGTAGGAACTAACTTCAGTTTGTTTACTTTTTCATTTGCTTTACTGGTCTAACTGTTTACTTGTCTATTTTTGTTTAGTCCAATACGATCTCTAATCGAGTCGGGCTTCGGGGCGATTAAAAGGTCTGATGTGAGGCTATATTATGGGGCAAGAAACCTCAAAAGGATGGCTTATCAGGTTTAGTCAGTATTTGCTTCTTGCATTGCAGCTTACCATCTACCCAACAAGATCTATGAAATTCAtttgtttcttccttttatagGATAGATTTAAAGATTGGGAGTCTTCTGGAATTAAGGTTGTGCCAGTATTGTCAGAACCTGAAAATGATTGGACTGGTGAAAGTGGCTATGTCCAGGTAGGTGTGGTCTGACCTTAGACGTCCTACTTCTGTTGAACTCGTAGGAATTTTTGTTAATGGGAACgaaatgtttttgttcttgttataGGCTGCCTTCACTAGAGCAAAGAAAGCCTTCGACCCTCTCTCTACTGGTGTCATACTCTGTGGTCAGAAACAGATGGCTGAGGTAGTCTCTGCGCCATGGTTATTATCACCCCTTAGTTCATTGCTATCTCTGGATTGTTCTATGATTCTTGAAAAGATTTCTAACTTGAATCATAAATCTGATACTTTTGAACGCAAGTCATTCTGTGTAATGTCTCGGCTCGACTAAAGAGATGATCTCTAACGCAAGCGCTTCGtttttcttgtctttcttTACAGGAAGTTACGTCAATTCTTTTAGCAGATGGAGTCTCTAGTGAGAAGATACTAAAGAATTTTTGAACAAACGAACAGAGTATAGTATTGTTGTTGTAGCATCAATTTGGCCAAGAATGTTTATATTCATCTTTTCACCCTACTGATGAAGGTACGCACCTCAGCTTGAACTAcataataaatgtattttaggGACTAGAAGATGAACACTACATATATGCCAGAATTTTCAGGACTGATGCTAATACCTAGCCAATTTCAAATTGAGTGATTTTGCTGGTCTGTTGCTACtgtttttatgttatttggtTGCCAACCACTTTCAACACCCAAGGCATTAAGTGATTCCTAAACATAAACCCTAAATGTTGTCAAATCAAGACATTAGCGTTTTCTATGGAGGGTAAGGTAAGATGTGACCTGTCTCGACCTTGGTCTAATCGGATATGTAATTATTGGAATAATTGTTAGAGACTCAAATGGTGGATATGTAAGCATGATAACTTATATGCTGTTATCTCCATGAATCTATTAACTTTTGCTTGCATTGTATCGCACCGAAACTGATAACATTTGAGATTATGCAGGATTATACACAAAAGATCCATCTCCTTAGCCCAATATCTCGTCTCTTATCCTTAGGTCTTCCACTGGAAGGTTTTTCGAAAAGTTCCCTTTATTCGGGTGTGGGTCTTCAAATATTCACACAGTGCAAGTGTATCAGAGGAGCAAAAGATTGATCAAAAGATTTAGGTTATAACTATAAGAATGGAGTAGCTGTAGAATTAGCAGCCAAGAGTCGTGCGGCCTATATAATGTGATATATAATTGTAATGCCTAAATTACAAGCAACAAGCCATTCAGAAGCAATCCACATAAAACAAACATATGCAGCCGGAATCCTGGAATGATCAACCCAATATCAGAATATCATTACGAGTTTAATGAGAATTCTTGGATCGATCGTGGTTATTCCCATCAGGGTCATCGTCGTTATATTTTTCATCGATCTCGGTCGACCCATTGAATGAATGCTTGTTCTCACTTGAATGATGGTGGTGCCGATGTTTGTGATGGTGATTTTCTCTCTTGTGCCGAGATTGTAGTGCTGATTCTTCTTCATGATTATCATCAGATGACTTCCCTGAAGACTGGCTTCTAGCCTCATGCCTGCCATAATTACAATCTAAAGAATCGATACTACACGATCGATGGGATTGCCCGTGTCGATGGTGGGGCCTGTGGTGCCTTACATGCCTTTTCCTTCGCAAACTAGTAT is drawn from Cucurbita pepo subsp. pepo cultivar mu-cu-16 chromosome LG09, ASM280686v2, whole genome shotgun sequence and contains these coding sequences:
- the LOC111801358 gene encoding fruit protein pKIWI502-like, which gives rise to MSISISSTLSLSASSSLPHALFPPPHSSMSLLRRLRPGRLRFNIPQPPRRFATAAAAAVRQDTASWTQAPLVEVEPAAESLFHASIDVSDAPDLVASHTRAGQYLQLRVPDVEKPTFLAIASPPSLASSEGVFQFLVKNVEGSIAELLCGLKKGDVVQLNQVMGSGFDVDQIAPPQNYPTVFIFATGSAISPIRSLIESGFGAIKRSDVRLYYGARNLKRMAYQDRFKDWESSGIKVVPVLSEPENDWTGESGYVQAAFTRAKKAFDPLSTGVILCGQKQMAEEVTSILLADGVSSEKILKNF